The following are from one region of the Leptospira selangorensis genome:
- a CDS encoding TIGR04452 family lipoprotein, which produces MKKIITLLLPLFLTFNCVLFDAIGLSYPDTVDGKEAKSIILTSAVIGSAVGGFEVLSILAPQLAKVEEDKYYNKADVDDCANEALIINLITVDLGGFTCDLNPRATIIPFIY; this is translated from the coding sequence ATGAAAAAAATCATCACTCTTCTTCTGCCCCTGTTCCTAACGTTTAATTGCGTTTTATTTGATGCAATTGGTCTGTCTTATCCAGACACCGTAGATGGAAAGGAAGCAAAAAGTATCATTCTGACAAGTGCAGTTATTGGATCCGCAGTGGGCGGTTTCGAAGTTCTTTCTATTCTTGCTCCTCAATTAGCAAAAGTAGAAGAAGATAAATACTATAACAAAGCTGATGTTGACGATTGTGCGAACGAAGCATTAATTATCAACTTGATCACTGTGGATTTAGGTGGTTTTACTTGCGACTTAAACCCTAGAGCAACGATCATTCCATTTATCTACTGA
- the recG gene encoding ATP-dependent DNA helicase RecG: protein MKNSVSDKKKSDISLSSSIGVVKGVGLKKLEVLESVGIKTIQDLLGWFPRRYLDRNLTENILLKQGESVTLILEVIDSYLAHGKKSRLVVSAKTKNNEPISLVFFRGIQFFRRVFQPGILVAVTGKLEYFRGFQLMHPDYEVLSYGGNSDISEDDLPESIHTGRIIPLYPTTEAMRDEHLNSRELRKLIHFALKLLEGRIQEILPAQVVQKRNLMDRAQAYNEIHFPTEDEQLGRARTRFKYEELYYFNLLIEYKRSQRAKVPRILWPLPESKTAKDLIKNLPFELTPDQKESLAKISEWTKSDTPAAILLQGDVGSGKTLVALLTALKYTDNQVQVCMVAPTEILARQHYQTVMNFLGNMPFLRIELLVGKEPKKNRAEKIFRIKTGESLFIIGTHSVFQEDVVFKDLGLAIIDEQHKFGVEQRETLRAKGKNPDILAMTATPIPRTLCLTLYGDLELVTLKNRPAGRIPIKTLWFTEGKRSGVYKSIQKYVSQGRQCYIVYPLVEESEKSDLKSCIEAYETLRKDVFPEFKVGLLHGKMETSEKDRIMKLFQQNEIQILVSTTVIEVGVDVPNASVMVIEHSDRFGISQLHQLRGRVGRGKHESFCILISDSKITEEARYRIQALVDSDDGFFLSEADLKLRGPGELLGVRQSGLPDFKIADLREDSQWIEISREDANQFGNLGDLEKSEIVSRFSEGALLFSN from the coding sequence ATGAAGAACTCGGTCTCTGATAAAAAAAAATCTGATATTTCCCTAAGCAGCTCCATCGGAGTCGTCAAAGGTGTCGGCCTAAAAAAGTTGGAAGTTTTGGAATCCGTAGGGATCAAAACTATCCAAGATCTTTTAGGATGGTTTCCGCGTAGATATTTAGATCGGAACTTAACGGAAAATATCCTTCTCAAACAAGGAGAATCTGTTACCTTAATTTTAGAAGTAATCGATTCTTATCTGGCTCACGGAAAAAAATCCAGACTTGTAGTTTCCGCAAAAACAAAAAACAACGAACCGATCAGTTTAGTTTTCTTCAGAGGGATCCAATTTTTCCGCAGGGTTTTTCAACCGGGAATCCTAGTAGCTGTGACCGGCAAACTGGAATATTTTAGAGGATTCCAACTCATGCATCCTGACTATGAGGTTCTATCTTATGGTGGGAATTCCGACATTTCTGAAGATGATCTTCCGGAAAGTATTCATACAGGGCGGATCATTCCGCTTTATCCTACAACGGAAGCAATGAGAGATGAACATCTCAATTCCAGAGAACTTCGTAAATTAATCCATTTTGCATTAAAACTTTTAGAAGGTAGAATTCAGGAAATTCTACCGGCACAAGTAGTTCAAAAAAGAAATCTGATGGATCGTGCCCAAGCTTATAATGAGATCCATTTTCCTACAGAAGACGAACAATTAGGAAGAGCAAGGACCAGATTCAAATACGAAGAATTATATTATTTCAATCTTCTGATAGAATACAAACGTTCTCAAAGAGCAAAAGTACCTAGAATTTTATGGCCTCTTCCTGAATCTAAAACCGCAAAGGATCTGATCAAAAATCTACCTTTCGAGTTAACTCCGGACCAAAAAGAAAGCCTCGCAAAAATTTCAGAATGGACCAAGTCGGATACTCCAGCTGCGATCCTATTACAAGGGGATGTTGGTTCCGGAAAAACCTTGGTAGCACTCCTAACTGCACTAAAATACACAGACAATCAGGTCCAGGTCTGCATGGTGGCCCCTACTGAAATTTTAGCCAGACAACATTATCAAACTGTAATGAATTTTTTAGGAAATATGCCTTTCCTTAGAATAGAACTTTTAGTAGGAAAAGAGCCTAAAAAAAACAGAGCAGAAAAAATATTCAGGATCAAAACGGGAGAATCATTATTTATCATAGGGACTCATAGTGTTTTCCAGGAAGATGTGGTCTTCAAAGATCTGGGACTTGCAATCATAGACGAACAACATAAATTCGGAGTGGAACAAAGAGAAACATTAAGAGCCAAAGGAAAAAACCCTGATATTCTCGCAATGACAGCTACTCCAATTCCGAGAACACTTTGTCTTACTTTATACGGTGACTTGGAATTAGTGACCTTAAAAAATCGTCCAGCCGGTAGAATCCCTATCAAAACATTATGGTTCACTGAAGGAAAAAGATCCGGAGTATATAAATCCATACAAAAGTACGTCTCCCAAGGAAGGCAATGTTATATAGTTTATCCATTGGTAGAAGAATCCGAAAAATCGGATCTTAAATCCTGTATAGAAGCATACGAAACATTAAGAAAAGATGTTTTTCCAGAATTCAAAGTAGGGCTTCTCCACGGAAAAATGGAAACTTCCGAAAAAGATAGGATCATGAAATTATTCCAACAAAATGAGATCCAAATCTTAGTCAGTACTACCGTGATAGAAGTAGGAGTAGATGTCCCGAATGCCTCCGTAATGGTCATAGAACATTCGGATAGATTCGGGATCTCACAACTTCACCAGCTAAGAGGACGTGTAGGTCGGGGAAAACACGAGAGCTTTTGTATCTTAATTTCGGACTCCAAAATTACGGAAGAAGCAAGATATCGCATCCAAGCCTTGGTAGATTCTGATGATGGCTTCTTCTTGTCCGAGGCTGACCTGAAATTGAGAGGCCCTGGAGAACTTTTAGGCGTAAGACAAAGTGGATTACCGGACTTTAAGATCGCTGACTTAAGAGAAGATAGTCAATGGATCGAGATCTCTAGAGAAGATGCAAATCAATTTGGGAATTTGGGAGATCTGGAAAAATCGGAAATCGTTTCTAGATTTTCGGAAGGCGCTTTATTGTTTTCTAATTGA
- a CDS encoding metallophosphoesterase family protein gives MRIIYLTDIHDGLRGLKEVLLGTECDLYLFSGDIIYKAFFNPERIIEFVTLQEDMYRIMDDIKEEINPYDYATRAVRFPEKYQPNVVEKSHDYRRLFHQAAKTMKEKYELIEIIIQKYAKAPVWLLPGNYDIDLQYSALYERDLHRKTFDMGGLKFAGYGGAPVITSGIPEKLAVKFHEYNRNGKNYSEPEDFFKEENPDVVVIHNPAYGFLDKIPSFGNVGSQGIRRYLDDYSPALVVSGHVHEDQGIIKKGKTVFLNPSNFGPVDSVFGFQPGGFFSEIEIENNLVKNVKLNRLSDHSIRHLLEVDCSGDKLELVHASSDSEVPAEDFIR, from the coding sequence ATGAGGATCATTTACCTCACCGATATCCACGACGGACTCAGAGGATTGAAAGAAGTCCTTCTAGGAACCGAATGCGACTTGTACCTTTTCTCCGGCGACATCATCTACAAAGCCTTTTTTAACCCAGAACGTATCATCGAATTTGTAACACTCCAAGAAGACATGTATCGTATCATGGATGATATCAAAGAAGAGATCAATCCTTACGATTATGCAACCAGAGCAGTACGTTTTCCGGAGAAGTACCAACCAAACGTGGTAGAAAAATCCCACGATTACAGACGGTTATTCCACCAAGCCGCAAAAACGATGAAGGAAAAATACGAACTCATCGAGATCATCATCCAAAAATACGCAAAAGCTCCTGTCTGGTTATTGCCGGGAAATTATGATATAGATCTTCAATACTCCGCGTTATACGAAAGAGACCTGCATAGAAAAACCTTCGATATGGGAGGATTAAAATTTGCAGGTTATGGTGGAGCTCCTGTAATCACCTCGGGGATTCCAGAAAAGTTAGCCGTAAAATTCCACGAGTATAATCGTAACGGGAAAAATTACAGCGAACCGGAAGATTTCTTCAAAGAAGAAAATCCGGATGTAGTTGTGATCCATAATCCTGCGTACGGATTTTTAGATAAGATCCCTAGTTTTGGAAATGTAGGTTCCCAAGGGATCAGAAGATATTTAGATGATTATTCTCCTGCCTTAGTTGTCTCAGGTCATGTTCACGAAGACCAAGGGATCATAAAAAAAGGAAAAACAGTGTTTTTGAATCCTTCTAATTTCGGACCAGTTGATTCAGTCTTCGGATTTCAACCTGGAGGCTTCTTCTCTGAAATAGAAATAGAAAACAATCTTGTAAAAAATGTAAAACTGAATAGACTATCGGATCACTCAATTCGCCATCTTTTAGAAGTCGATTGCTCAGGAGACAAGTTAGAGCTTGTCCATGCAAGTAGCGACTCGGAAGTTCCGGCGGAAGATTTTATCCGATAG
- a CDS encoding NAD(P)H-dependent glycerol-3-phosphate dehydrogenase, whose translation MQIGVIGSGSFGSSLGVLLADKGYDVTIWGRNSGLIQEINENHRNEKYLPGIDLPKNLKGSTSLEEAVRDKDMIVSAPPSHAITDILKEIKSFLPEKAPIVSASKGIENGSLRLVSEIFEAELPGKFHSRLSYLSGPSFAKELVKRVPTIVSIASKNEATARKVQEIFSFTYFRTYWTPDVVGVEVGGSLKNVIAIAAGVSDGLGFGQNTRAALITRGLTEISRLGVKLGADPLTFLGPSGMGDLILTCCGDASRNRTVGFRLGKGESLDSILGGMVEVAEGVKTAKSGFELSQKLGIEMAITTEVYKMLYEHKNPKEVVRDLMGRDLKREGL comes from the coding sequence ATGCAAATCGGCGTTATCGGATCTGGAAGTTTTGGGTCTTCTTTAGGTGTGTTGCTTGCGGACAAAGGTTATGATGTTACCATTTGGGGAAGGAACTCCGGATTAATCCAAGAGATTAATGAGAACCATCGGAATGAAAAATATCTACCAGGCATAGATCTTCCTAAAAATTTAAAAGGAAGTACAAGTTTAGAAGAAGCCGTCCGCGACAAGGACATGATCGTTTCTGCTCCTCCTTCTCACGCAATCACAGATATTCTAAAAGAGATTAAATCTTTTCTGCCTGAAAAGGCTCCTATCGTTTCCGCAAGTAAAGGAATAGAGAACGGAAGTCTTAGATTGGTTTCCGAAATTTTTGAAGCGGAACTTCCAGGTAAATTTCATAGCAGATTGTCTTATCTTTCCGGACCTAGTTTTGCAAAAGAGTTGGTCAAACGTGTACCTACGATAGTGAGTATCGCATCTAAGAATGAAGCGACCGCAAGAAAGGTGCAGGAAATATTCAGTTTCACTTATTTTAGGACCTATTGGACTCCGGATGTGGTCGGAGTAGAGGTTGGCGGTTCTTTGAAGAATGTGATCGCAATTGCAGCAGGAGTTTCCGACGGATTAGGATTCGGTCAGAATACTAGAGCCGCTTTGATCACCAGAGGACTAACCGAAATTTCCAGACTAGGAGTCAAATTGGGGGCAGATCCTCTTACATTCTTAGGACCTTCCGGAATGGGAGATTTGATCTTAACTTGTTGCGGAGATGCTTCCAGAAACAGGACGGTCGGTTTTAGATTGGGAAAGGGAGAAAGTCTGGATTCTATTTTAGGCGGCATGGTCGAAGTTGCAGAAGGGGTAAAAACTGCCAAAAGTGGATTTGAATTATCCCAGAAATTAGGTATCGAAATGGCCATCACCACCGAGGTGTATAAAATGCTTTACGAGCATAAGAATCCGAAGGAGGTTGTTAGAGATTTAATGGGCCGGGACTTAAAAAGAGAAGGTCTATAA